One Malaclemys terrapin pileata isolate rMalTer1 chromosome 7, rMalTer1.hap1, whole genome shotgun sequence genomic region harbors:
- the LCOR gene encoding ligand-dependent corepressor isoform X3: MQRMIRQFAAEYTSKNSSTQDSSQPNSTKNQSLLKASLVASSPTAATAQNPVLSKLLMADQDSPLDLTVRKSQSEPSEQDGVLDLSTKKSPCAGSTSLSHSPASSSTAGNGEDTAETIAIDPNNQPKSPLEKFMVRLCTHHQKQFIRVLNDIYTEAQPGCEGRPLPESENMDAATCSSGCSQQSTENWKKSAPCSELKPLTSSDSDRDPVGLHSPLRAAGQPVEHHAEVKSMDRMENFSTAFKRDFSELSTTRSSSVSPKDSSTQGYLTTSNSSSLHFHPGTRSPEGQTTGQEQEAGVRKCEDDKDQIQGKTLADSYIAVKVAHVNGSEDSSDSCLGSQKNSFKALPEEGWDSGFPVNSPRRADKENALQCSSKASLHQDLETNEEDARPKQENHLHALGKTKGGYHTHPGDKNPCEHSKDGWVASAPVPVIHKASSGRSRAKTGSSSVKTARKNKRASGLRINDYDNQCDVVYISQPITECHLESQRSVSRKTARKSTRGYYFNGECCELPTVRTLVKSSRVGERGNGPARRTEALLSAKQSSALSGGEPSEAAQAVGKEADKRASLRLLSKGAPPSREANERAEKEPSEGGLLKSREAACTEPLLALSAPPCPDNAPEGGSATTQPLAIGPSAAEGSEERMCQLLEEAEANVLQQASSGADLAGDCGPTEDSSREATDSTALSPPEAASREEGSPCSEIQAVPAPPAGLDPAPPASLDPTPPLQLPTTMDLVLPTSADLVLHAEPPASMDPEPPAGVDLELAGALPGEPPTSTDPELPAMTPASMDPETPMQPPASLEAEPLASLQSADVTESIPADPEADVREVWEGPPEPGEAMPTLAELSGILAGETAPESSRLGERENGDGEMPPGPDTSETDGKGTVLSKENPEKKQKKGRRALVASDRRLRSQQSQPPTEGSAEKSGSSTSLQLPCLQIKLSKSPGAKRFRREVHLDGAASVCFPKDCFHKTLLKNIQGPGTGSALEREPVQRGGDENGITTRQTYKSMLAKEGAAEREGSSKDGPPAKASHSKSGEMLEICVEANSDKRSVLLPRESGTSVQDAEQSGEKPGDVENPDNAVDAGKVQYKDLTDSPTGPSSKSGSKHVPSKSWKHKKLALPVYNLRHTPTPVDTAKKNLPGKDVLQANPNQKEEHSSGNKATIDLKEVDTVAEDKPKFVEWCAEEENQELIADFNAQYMKVQRGWIQLEKEAQPAARVKNKADKLKEIWKSKKRTRKCRASLEVQKLSPVQMLFMKAFKLSNICRWFLETTETRSLVIVKKLNTRLPGDVPPIKIPLQKYCSSSLYPSSLQAERLKKHLKKFAATTPAKNNLKNQKLWARLRENADSTEPGEAASPNQTSPCEASSEEAGEDRNMQPPPSLPTQASTRILRKYSNLRGKLRAQHRLAKNERKGESAADHPSVESKQSRKSVCINPLMSPKLALQVKADVFPAKSVRAEAAVKGRKGKIRSQEDSLPRADPQPGRKKRTLRESSTVPEPSRSSSTDRLPAKKGSKGKHSEVPPKAPATRKQAVLERSSKLEKKVSSKEKRVPKRHLGKGRLPLPKVRENPAQRAAPPPSRDGLTKSAKPKPAGEPSTRSQKAADKKPSSGKTLTRSMKKIQESSTSQGKRKLRAKVDCSHSKRTRLDAK, encoded by the coding sequence TGAGGATACAGCGGAGACAATAGCAATAGATCCTAACAATCAGCCGAAGTCTCCCCTGGAAAAGTTTATGGTCAGACTGTGTACACATCACCAGAAGCAATTCATTCGTGTGCTAAACGACATATACACGGAAGCACAGCCAGGCTGCGAGGGCCGGCCGTTACCTGAATCTGAAAACATGGATGCAGCCACTTGCAGCTCTGGTTGTagccagcaaagcactgaaaattGGAAGAAGTCTGCTCCCTGTTCTGAATTGAAGCCCCTAACTTCCTCAGACTCAGACAGAGACCCAGTGGGTCTTCATAGCCCTCTACGTGCTGCAGGACAACCCGTGGAGCATCATGCAGAGGTGAAATCCATGGACAGGATGGAGAATTTCAGTACTGCTTTCAAAAGAGACTTCTCTGAACTCTCCACTACTAGAAGTAGTTCTGTTAGTCCAAAGGATAGTTCCACCCAAGGATACCTCACCACTTCGAACTCTTCCTCACTCCACTTCCATCCTGGCACCAGGAGCCCGGAAGGACAAACCACTGGACAGGAGCAAGAGGCTGGTGTCAGAAAGTGTGAGGATGACAAAGACCAGATCCAAGGCAAGACCTTAGCAGACAGCTACATTGCTGTAAAAGTGGCCCATGTGAACGGCAGTGAGGACAGCTCAGACAGCTGCCTGGGGTCTCAGAAGAACTCTTTCAAAGCTTTACCAGAAGAGGGTTGGGATTCAGGGTTTCCAGTGAACTCTCCTAGAAGAGCTGACAAAGAGAACGCTTTACAGTGCAGCTCCAAAGCATCTTTGCACCAGGATTTAGAAACAAACGAAGAAGATGCAAGACCAAAGCAAGAAAACCATCTCCATGCCCTGGGAAAGACTAAGGGGGGCTACCACACCCATCCTGGCGACAAGAATCCATGTGAGCATTCCAAAGACGGATGGGTGGCCTCTGCACCAGTGCCAGTGATACACAAAGCCTCCAGTGGGCGCTCAAGAGCGAAGACAGGGTCCTCATCCGTCAAAACAGCTCGGAAGAATAAACGGGCATCGGGACTGAGAATAAATGACTATGACAACCAGTGTGACGTTGTCTATATCAGCCAGCCAATAACTGAATGCCACCTGGAGAGCCAGCGGTCAGTGTCCCGGAAGACAGCTCGGAAGAGCACCCGCGGGTATTATTTCAATGGCGAGTGCTGTGAGCTGCCCACTGTCCGCACGCTGGTGAAAAGCTCccgagtgggggagagaggaaacgGTCCAGCACGGAGGACGGAAGCATTACTGAGCGCTAAGCAGAGCTCGGCGCTCTCTGGGGGCGAGCCTTCGGAGGCAGCCCAAGCTGTGGGGAAAGAGGCTGACAAAAGAGCGTCCCTCAGGCTCCTGTCCAAAGGCGCCCCCCCCAGCAGAGAAGCTAACGAGAGAGCAGAAAAGGAGCCCAGCGAGGGCGGCTTGCTGAAGTCAAGAGAAGCTGCTTGTACTGAGCCACTGCTGGCTCTGTctgctcccccctgccctgacaaTGCACCAGAAGGCGGCTCGGCCACCACACAGCCTCTAGCCATCGGCCCCTCTGCCGCTGAAGGAAGCGAGGAGAGGATGTGCCAGCTGCTGGAAGAGGCGGAGGCAAATGTTCTCCAGCAAGCTAGCAGCGGTGCTGACCTCGCTGGGGACTGTGGGCCCACAGaagacagcagcagggaggctACAGATTCAACAGCTCTTTCTCCACCAGAAGCTGCTAGTAGGGAGGAAGGTTCTCCATGCTCAGAAATACAAGCTGTtccggcgcctcctgctggcctggaCCCGGCGCCTCCTGCCAGCCTGGACCCAACTCCTCCTTTGCAGCTCCCCACCACCATGGACCTAGTGCTTCCTACCAGTGCAGACCTGGTGCTCCATGCAGAGCCTCCTGCCAGCATGGACCCTGAGCCGCCTGCTGGAGTAGacctggagctggctggggcaCTTCCTGGAGAGCCCCCAACTAGTACAGACCCGGAGCTTCCTGCCATGACCCCTGCCAGCATGGACCCGGAGACTCCCATGCAGCCCCCTGCAAGTTTGGAGGCCGAGCCCCTTGCTAGCTTGCAGTCTGCCGATGTGACCGAAAGCATTCCTGCTGACCCAGAAGCTGACGTAAGGGAGGTGTGGGAAGGCCCACCTGAGCCAGGGGAGGCCATGCCGACTCTCGCAGAACTCAGTGGAATCTTGGCAGGCGAGACTGCCCCAGAGAGCAGCAGgctgggtgagagagagaacggCGATGGTGAAATGCCACCAGGACCTGACACTTCAGAAACGGATGGTAAAGGGACCGTCTTGTCCAAAGAAAACCCAGAGAAGAAGCAAAAGAAAGGCAGGAGAGCGCTCGTAGCATCAGACCGGCGTCTCCGCAGCCAGCAATCCCAGCCACCCACGGAAGGCAGTGCTGAAAAGTCTGGTTCTTCCACCTCTCTGCAGCTTCCCTGTCTTCAGATTAAGCTTTCTAAAAGTCCCGGTGCAAAGCGGTTTAGGAGGGAGGTGCACCTTGACGGAGCAGCATCCGTGTGCTTCCCAAAGGATTGCTTCCACAAAACACTGCTGAAGAACATCCAGGGCCCAGGCACCGGGAGTGCCCTTGAGAGAGAGCCCGTGCAGCGGGGAGGAGACGAAAATGGCATTACTACTAGGCAAACCTATAAAAGCATGTTGGCAAAAGAGGGTGCAGCGGAGAGAGAAGGGTCATCGAAAGATGGCCCCCCTGCTAAAGCCAGCCATAGTAAGTCAGGGGAGATGCTTGAGATCTGTGTAGAGGCTAATTCTGATAAGAGAAGTGTTCTCCTTCCTAGGGAAAGTGGAACAAGTGTACAGGACGCAGAGCAATCGGGTGAGAAACCAGGTGATGTGGAGAACCCAGACAATGCTGTAGATGCTGGAAAGGTACAGTATAAAGATCTGACTGATTCGCCTACAGGTCCCAGTAGTAAAAGTGGAAGCAAACACGTCCCATCCAAGTCTTGGAAGCATAAAAAGTTGGCCCTCCCAGTTTACAACTTGAGACACACCCCTACACCTGTGGACACTGCAAAAAAGAATCTTCCAGGGAAGGACGTTCTGCAAGCCAATCCAAACCAGAAGGAAGAACACAGTTCAGGGAACAAAGCCACCATAGATTTGAAGGAGGTGGACACAGTGGCTGAGGACAAACCAAAGTTTGTGGAGTGGTGTGCTGAGGAAGAGAATCAGGAACTTATTGCTGACTTTAATGCCCAGTATATGAAAGTTCAGAGAGGCTGGATTCAGTTGGAAAAAGAAGCGCAGCCAGCCGCCAGAGTAAAGAACAAAGCTGACAAGCTGAAGGAGATTTGGAAAAGCAAGAAAAGAACCCGGAAATGTAGAGCGTCTCTCGAAGTTCAGAAGCTCTCCCCTGTCCAGATGCTGTTTATGAAGGCCTTCAAGTTATCCAACATTTGCCGTTGGTTCTTGGAGACAACTGAAACCAGGTCACTAGTCATTGTGAAGAAACTCAATACCCGTCTCCCAGGAGATGTCCCCCCCATCAAGATCCCTCTGCAGAAGTATTGTTCTTCCAGCCTGTATCCCAGCTCACTGCAAGCTGAACGCTTGAAAAAACACCTCAAGAAATTTGCTGCAACTACCCCTGCTAAAAATAACTTGAAGAATCAAAAGTTATGGGCCAGGCTCCGGGAGAACGCTGACAGTACGGAGCCCGGGGAAGCCGCCAGTCCCAACCAGACGTCTCCTTGTGAGGCTAGCTCAGAAGAAGCTGGTGAAGACAGAAACATGCAGCCCCCTCCAAGTCTGCCAACGCAGGCCAGCACTAGGATTCTGCGGAAATACTCCAATCTGAGGGGCAAACTGCGAGCCCAGCACCGCCTGGCAAAGAATGAAAGAAAGGGGGAGAGTGCAGCTGATCATCCCTCAGTGGAAAGTAAGCAGAGCCGGAAGAGCGTCTGCATCAACCCGCTGATGTCTCCAAAGCTGGCCTTGCAGGTCAAAGCCGATGTGTTTCCTGCGAAGTCCGTGCGAGCGGAAGCAGCAGTgaagggaagaaaagggaaaatcAGGTCCCAGGAGGACTCCTTGCCCAGAGCTGACCCTCAGCCAGGCAGAAAGAAGAGAACGCTGCGAGAGAGCAGCACGGTGCCAGAGCCGTCTCGCTCCTCCAGCACAGACAGGCTGCCAGCTAAGAAGGGCAGCAAAGGAAAACATTCCGAGGTTCCCCCGAAAGCGCCTGCTACCAGAAAGCAGGCTGTCCTGGAAAGAAGCAGTAAGCTCGAGAAAAAGGTGTCTTCGAAAGAGAAGAGAGTCCCGAAAAGGCACCTTGGCAAAGGCAGACTCCCCCTCCCGAAAGTCAGAGAGAACCCCGCCCAAAGAGCTGCACCCCCGCCCAGCCGGGACGGGCTCACCAAATCTGCGAAGCCGAAACCCGCGGGGGAGCCCTCTACCAGGTCACAGAAAGCAGCCGACAAGAAGCCTAGCAGTGGGAAAACTCTGACCAGGTCTATGAAGAAAATTCAAGAGAGCAGCACGTCCCAGggcaagagaaagttaagggcaAAAGTTGACTGTTCACACAGCAAGCGAACACGACTGGATGCAAAATAA
- the LCOR gene encoding ligand-dependent corepressor isoform X4 produces the protein MVRLCTHHQKQFIRVLNDIYTEAQPGCEGRPLPESENMDAATCSSGCSQQSTENWKKSAPCSELKPLTSSDSDRDPVGLHSPLRAAGQPVEHHAEVKSMDRMENFSTAFKRDFSELSTTRSSSVSPKDSSTQGYLTTSNSSSLHFHPGTRSPEGQTTGQEQEAGVRKCEDDKDQIQGKTLADSYIAVKVAHVNGSEDSSDSCLGSQKNSFKALPEEGWDSGFPVNSPRRADKENALQCSSKASLHQDLETNEEDARPKQENHLHALGKTKGGYHTHPGDKNPCEHSKDGWVASAPVPVIHKASSGRSRAKTGSSSVKTARKNKRASGLRINDYDNQCDVVYISQPITECHLESQRSVSRKTARKSTRGYYFNGECCELPTVRTLVKSSRVGERGNGPARRTEALLSAKQSSALSGGEPSEAAQAVGKEADKRASLRLLSKGAPPSREANERAEKEPSEGGLLKSREAACTEPLLALSAPPCPDNAPEGGSATTQPLAIGPSAAEGSEERMCQLLEEAEANVLQQASSGADLAGDCGPTEDSSREATDSTALSPPEAASREEGSPCSEIQAVPAPPAGLDPAPPASLDPTPPLQLPTTMDLVLPTSADLVLHAEPPASMDPEPPAGVDLELAGALPGEPPTSTDPELPAMTPASMDPETPMQPPASLEAEPLASLQSADVTESIPADPEADVREVWEGPPEPGEAMPTLAELSGILAGETAPESSRLGERENGDGEMPPGPDTSETDGKGTVLSKENPEKKQKKGRRALVASDRRLRSQQSQPPTEGSAEKSGSSTSLQLPCLQIKLSKSPGAKRFRREVHLDGAASVCFPKDCFHKTLLKNIQGPGTGSALEREPVQRGGDENGITTRQTYKSMLAKEGAAEREGSSKDGPPAKASHSKSGEMLEICVEANSDKRSVLLPRESGTSVQDAEQSGEKPGDVENPDNAVDAGKVQYKDLTDSPTGPSSKSGSKHVPSKSWKHKKLALPVYNLRHTPTPVDTAKKNLPGKDVLQANPNQKEEHSSGNKATIDLKEVDTVAEDKPKFVEWCAEEENQELIADFNAQYMKVQRGWIQLEKEAQPAARVKNKADKLKEIWKSKKRTRKCRASLEVQKLSPVQMLFMKAFKLSNICRWFLETTETRSLVIVKKLNTRLPGDVPPIKIPLQKYCSSSLYPSSLQAERLKKHLKKFAATTPAKNNLKNQKLWARLRENADSTEPGEAASPNQTSPCEASSEEAGEDRNMQPPPSLPTQASTRILRKYSNLRGKLRAQHRLAKNERKGESAADHPSVESKQSRKSVCINPLMSPKLALQVKADVFPAKSVRAEAAVKGRKGKIRSQEDSLPRADPQPGRKKRTLRESSTVPEPSRSSSTDRLPAKKGSKGKHSEVPPKAPATRKQAVLERSSKLEKKVSSKEKRVPKRHLGKGRLPLPKVRENPAQRAAPPPSRDGLTKSAKPKPAGEPSTRSQKAADKKPSSGKTLTRSMKKIQESSTSQGKRKLRAKVDCSHSKRTRLDAK, from the coding sequence ATGGTCAGACTGTGTACACATCACCAGAAGCAATTCATTCGTGTGCTAAACGACATATACACGGAAGCACAGCCAGGCTGCGAGGGCCGGCCGTTACCTGAATCTGAAAACATGGATGCAGCCACTTGCAGCTCTGGTTGTagccagcaaagcactgaaaattGGAAGAAGTCTGCTCCCTGTTCTGAATTGAAGCCCCTAACTTCCTCAGACTCAGACAGAGACCCAGTGGGTCTTCATAGCCCTCTACGTGCTGCAGGACAACCCGTGGAGCATCATGCAGAGGTGAAATCCATGGACAGGATGGAGAATTTCAGTACTGCTTTCAAAAGAGACTTCTCTGAACTCTCCACTACTAGAAGTAGTTCTGTTAGTCCAAAGGATAGTTCCACCCAAGGATACCTCACCACTTCGAACTCTTCCTCACTCCACTTCCATCCTGGCACCAGGAGCCCGGAAGGACAAACCACTGGACAGGAGCAAGAGGCTGGTGTCAGAAAGTGTGAGGATGACAAAGACCAGATCCAAGGCAAGACCTTAGCAGACAGCTACATTGCTGTAAAAGTGGCCCATGTGAACGGCAGTGAGGACAGCTCAGACAGCTGCCTGGGGTCTCAGAAGAACTCTTTCAAAGCTTTACCAGAAGAGGGTTGGGATTCAGGGTTTCCAGTGAACTCTCCTAGAAGAGCTGACAAAGAGAACGCTTTACAGTGCAGCTCCAAAGCATCTTTGCACCAGGATTTAGAAACAAACGAAGAAGATGCAAGACCAAAGCAAGAAAACCATCTCCATGCCCTGGGAAAGACTAAGGGGGGCTACCACACCCATCCTGGCGACAAGAATCCATGTGAGCATTCCAAAGACGGATGGGTGGCCTCTGCACCAGTGCCAGTGATACACAAAGCCTCCAGTGGGCGCTCAAGAGCGAAGACAGGGTCCTCATCCGTCAAAACAGCTCGGAAGAATAAACGGGCATCGGGACTGAGAATAAATGACTATGACAACCAGTGTGACGTTGTCTATATCAGCCAGCCAATAACTGAATGCCACCTGGAGAGCCAGCGGTCAGTGTCCCGGAAGACAGCTCGGAAGAGCACCCGCGGGTATTATTTCAATGGCGAGTGCTGTGAGCTGCCCACTGTCCGCACGCTGGTGAAAAGCTCccgagtgggggagagaggaaacgGTCCAGCACGGAGGACGGAAGCATTACTGAGCGCTAAGCAGAGCTCGGCGCTCTCTGGGGGCGAGCCTTCGGAGGCAGCCCAAGCTGTGGGGAAAGAGGCTGACAAAAGAGCGTCCCTCAGGCTCCTGTCCAAAGGCGCCCCCCCCAGCAGAGAAGCTAACGAGAGAGCAGAAAAGGAGCCCAGCGAGGGCGGCTTGCTGAAGTCAAGAGAAGCTGCTTGTACTGAGCCACTGCTGGCTCTGTctgctcccccctgccctgacaaTGCACCAGAAGGCGGCTCGGCCACCACACAGCCTCTAGCCATCGGCCCCTCTGCCGCTGAAGGAAGCGAGGAGAGGATGTGCCAGCTGCTGGAAGAGGCGGAGGCAAATGTTCTCCAGCAAGCTAGCAGCGGTGCTGACCTCGCTGGGGACTGTGGGCCCACAGaagacagcagcagggaggctACAGATTCAACAGCTCTTTCTCCACCAGAAGCTGCTAGTAGGGAGGAAGGTTCTCCATGCTCAGAAATACAAGCTGTtccggcgcctcctgctggcctggaCCCGGCGCCTCCTGCCAGCCTGGACCCAACTCCTCCTTTGCAGCTCCCCACCACCATGGACCTAGTGCTTCCTACCAGTGCAGACCTGGTGCTCCATGCAGAGCCTCCTGCCAGCATGGACCCTGAGCCGCCTGCTGGAGTAGacctggagctggctggggcaCTTCCTGGAGAGCCCCCAACTAGTACAGACCCGGAGCTTCCTGCCATGACCCCTGCCAGCATGGACCCGGAGACTCCCATGCAGCCCCCTGCAAGTTTGGAGGCCGAGCCCCTTGCTAGCTTGCAGTCTGCCGATGTGACCGAAAGCATTCCTGCTGACCCAGAAGCTGACGTAAGGGAGGTGTGGGAAGGCCCACCTGAGCCAGGGGAGGCCATGCCGACTCTCGCAGAACTCAGTGGAATCTTGGCAGGCGAGACTGCCCCAGAGAGCAGCAGgctgggtgagagagagaacggCGATGGTGAAATGCCACCAGGACCTGACACTTCAGAAACGGATGGTAAAGGGACCGTCTTGTCCAAAGAAAACCCAGAGAAGAAGCAAAAGAAAGGCAGGAGAGCGCTCGTAGCATCAGACCGGCGTCTCCGCAGCCAGCAATCCCAGCCACCCACGGAAGGCAGTGCTGAAAAGTCTGGTTCTTCCACCTCTCTGCAGCTTCCCTGTCTTCAGATTAAGCTTTCTAAAAGTCCCGGTGCAAAGCGGTTTAGGAGGGAGGTGCACCTTGACGGAGCAGCATCCGTGTGCTTCCCAAAGGATTGCTTCCACAAAACACTGCTGAAGAACATCCAGGGCCCAGGCACCGGGAGTGCCCTTGAGAGAGAGCCCGTGCAGCGGGGAGGAGACGAAAATGGCATTACTACTAGGCAAACCTATAAAAGCATGTTGGCAAAAGAGGGTGCAGCGGAGAGAGAAGGGTCATCGAAAGATGGCCCCCCTGCTAAAGCCAGCCATAGTAAGTCAGGGGAGATGCTTGAGATCTGTGTAGAGGCTAATTCTGATAAGAGAAGTGTTCTCCTTCCTAGGGAAAGTGGAACAAGTGTACAGGACGCAGAGCAATCGGGTGAGAAACCAGGTGATGTGGAGAACCCAGACAATGCTGTAGATGCTGGAAAGGTACAGTATAAAGATCTGACTGATTCGCCTACAGGTCCCAGTAGTAAAAGTGGAAGCAAACACGTCCCATCCAAGTCTTGGAAGCATAAAAAGTTGGCCCTCCCAGTTTACAACTTGAGACACACCCCTACACCTGTGGACACTGCAAAAAAGAATCTTCCAGGGAAGGACGTTCTGCAAGCCAATCCAAACCAGAAGGAAGAACACAGTTCAGGGAACAAAGCCACCATAGATTTGAAGGAGGTGGACACAGTGGCTGAGGACAAACCAAAGTTTGTGGAGTGGTGTGCTGAGGAAGAGAATCAGGAACTTATTGCTGACTTTAATGCCCAGTATATGAAAGTTCAGAGAGGCTGGATTCAGTTGGAAAAAGAAGCGCAGCCAGCCGCCAGAGTAAAGAACAAAGCTGACAAGCTGAAGGAGATTTGGAAAAGCAAGAAAAGAACCCGGAAATGTAGAGCGTCTCTCGAAGTTCAGAAGCTCTCCCCTGTCCAGATGCTGTTTATGAAGGCCTTCAAGTTATCCAACATTTGCCGTTGGTTCTTGGAGACAACTGAAACCAGGTCACTAGTCATTGTGAAGAAACTCAATACCCGTCTCCCAGGAGATGTCCCCCCCATCAAGATCCCTCTGCAGAAGTATTGTTCTTCCAGCCTGTATCCCAGCTCACTGCAAGCTGAACGCTTGAAAAAACACCTCAAGAAATTTGCTGCAACTACCCCTGCTAAAAATAACTTGAAGAATCAAAAGTTATGGGCCAGGCTCCGGGAGAACGCTGACAGTACGGAGCCCGGGGAAGCCGCCAGTCCCAACCAGACGTCTCCTTGTGAGGCTAGCTCAGAAGAAGCTGGTGAAGACAGAAACATGCAGCCCCCTCCAAGTCTGCCAACGCAGGCCAGCACTAGGATTCTGCGGAAATACTCCAATCTGAGGGGCAAACTGCGAGCCCAGCACCGCCTGGCAAAGAATGAAAGAAAGGGGGAGAGTGCAGCTGATCATCCCTCAGTGGAAAGTAAGCAGAGCCGGAAGAGCGTCTGCATCAACCCGCTGATGTCTCCAAAGCTGGCCTTGCAGGTCAAAGCCGATGTGTTTCCTGCGAAGTCCGTGCGAGCGGAAGCAGCAGTgaagggaagaaaagggaaaatcAGGTCCCAGGAGGACTCCTTGCCCAGAGCTGACCCTCAGCCAGGCAGAAAGAAGAGAACGCTGCGAGAGAGCAGCACGGTGCCAGAGCCGTCTCGCTCCTCCAGCACAGACAGGCTGCCAGCTAAGAAGGGCAGCAAAGGAAAACATTCCGAGGTTCCCCCGAAAGCGCCTGCTACCAGAAAGCAGGCTGTCCTGGAAAGAAGCAGTAAGCTCGAGAAAAAGGTGTCTTCGAAAGAGAAGAGAGTCCCGAAAAGGCACCTTGGCAAAGGCAGACTCCCCCTCCCGAAAGTCAGAGAGAACCCCGCCCAAAGAGCTGCACCCCCGCCCAGCCGGGACGGGCTCACCAAATCTGCGAAGCCGAAACCCGCGGGGGAGCCCTCTACCAGGTCACAGAAAGCAGCCGACAAGAAGCCTAGCAGTGGGAAAACTCTGACCAGGTCTATGAAGAAAATTCAAGAGAGCAGCACGTCCCAGggcaagagaaagttaagggcaAAAGTTGACTGTTCACACAGCAAGCGAACACGACTGGATGCAAAATAA